The Novosphingobium terrae genome segment TGGCGGTTGGCAATATCCTGCGCGCCCAGCACCGAAATGGCGATGGGGGTGGTCTGCAGGCTCTGCGGGCGCTTTTCGGCGGTGACGATGATGTCGGTCAGCTGTTCGGTGTCGGCAGCGGGATCGACGGCGGGTGCTTCGGCAGGCACCGGCGCGGCGGCAAAAGCAGGCGCCGACAGCGCGCAAAGCGACGAACCCGCCAGCCACAGGCCGGCGCGCAGCATGGAAATAGTTTTCATGAAATATCGTCCCCTGTTCGAATCTCAGGGGCGGCCTTGGCGGGGCTTGATGACGCGTTTGCGACATTTATTTGGATACTATTACAGATAGATAGCTGAAGATCGATTTATACATAATTTTTACGGTAGAGATTGGATGAAAGGCATTTCGCACGGCTCTCCGTCCCGCTGCCCTGACCCATCCGGGGCGTGAGATTACGCATCGCCGCCCCTGTGGGCAATGCGCCAACTTGCTCTGGCCCCGCGGGGCATGCCCGTGCCATGCAGGCCCCAGCAATGGAGCCCCCGATGACCGTCAGCGATACGCCTCTTTCCTCCCGCCCCGCATGGCGCCGCTTGCTGGGAACGCTCTATGTGCAGGTGCTGCTGGGCATGGTGGTGGGGGCGGTGATCGGCTTTACGGCGCCCGATATCGGTGTGCAGCTCAAGGTGCTGGGCGATACGTTCGTGCGGTTGATCAAGATGATGATCGGGTTGATCGTCTTCTGCACCATCGTTTCGGGCGTTGGCGGATCGAAGGATCTGAAAGGCGCGGGCAAGACCGGGGGCGTGGCGCTGCTCTATTTCGAGGTGCTGTCGCTGGTGGCGCTGCTCGCCGGTCTGGCGATGGTGCATCTGCTCAAGCCTGGCGTGGGCTTCGGGGCCGATCGCGCGCATCTCGATGCCCATGCCGTGGCGGCCTACACCACAGGCGCCAAGGCGCATGACGGGCTGGTCGGTTTCCTCACCGGCATGGTGCCTGACAGCGTGGTGGGCGCCTTCGCCAATGGCGAGATCCTACAGGTGGTGCTGATCTCGGTGCTGTTCGGCGCGGTGCTGGCCCAGACCGGAGAGCGCGGGGCGGCGGTGCGTGATCTGATCGAATCGGCCAACAGCGTGGTCTTTGGGGTGATCAATCTGATCATGCGGCTGGCCCCTTTCGGCGCGGGCGGGGCGATGGCCTACACCGTGGGCAAATTCGGCCTGAGCGCTCTGGGCAAGCTGGCCGGGCTGGTGGGCACCTTCTATGCGGCGGGCGCGCTGTTCGTGCTGATCGCGCTGGGGTTGATCATGGCCACCACGGGCCTCTCGATCCTGAAGCTGCTGGGTTACCTCAAAGCTGAACTGCTCATCACGCTGGGCGCCAGTTCTTCGGACGCAGCGCTGCCCGGCCTGATGGAGAAGATGGAGCATCTTGGCCTGTCGCGCCAGCATGTCGGTCTGGTGGTGCCTGCGGGCTATGTCTTCAACACCGATGGCACCGCGATCTATATGTCGATCACGGCGCTGTTTATCGCTCAGGCTTTGGGCATCGATCTGACGTGGCAGCAGGAGGCGCAGATGCTGGCCGTGGCCATGGTGACCTCCAAGGGCGCGGGCGGCGTTTCCGGCGCGGGCTTTATCGGCCTGTTGGCGACGCTGGCGGTGGTGCCTGCCATTCCGCCTGCGGGCATGGCGCTGGTGCTGGGCGTCGACCGTTTCATGAGCGAGGCGCGCGCTCTGGTGAACATGATCGGCAATGCGGTGGCCTGTGTGGTGCTGGGCCACTGGCTGGGCGATCTGGACCGGTCCCGTGCCGCCCGCGTGCTGGCGGGGGATGAGGATCTGCGCTTCGTCGCGGGTGGAAACCGGGAATAACTGTCCGCTGGGCGCAATCTGCGCCTTGTCGCTCTTGGCCGGGGGGCTTGGGTGTTGCTAGGCCTTGGCTCTTGCCCGTGACGGGCGCGAATCAAGCTTGAGGACACATCAGGATGAAGCGGATTGCTCTTGCCGTGCTGGCGACGACGCTGGTGCTGGCAGCTCCTGCGCAGGCGCGGCACCACCATCATGCCAAGGCATCGGCCAGCCAGAGCGCCAAATCGACCGGCAAGCATGGCACCAAGGCGACCAGGGCTGCAAAGCGGGCATCGCAGGCTGCCGGCAAATCCCGCCGCAGCCATCACGCACGCGTGGCGGTGAAGCAGCGGGCGGCCCAGGGCTCGCATCGCGCATCAAGGCATCATGGGCGCCATGCTTCGGCCTACACCGCGCATCGCGGCAGCCATAGCGCCCGGTTGCGCGGCAAGACTCATGGTCGCCATCAGGCTGCGGCCTATGGCACGCGCCATCACCATCGCTATGGTGCGGTGAAGACCTCGCGTCATGCGGTCTCGCATCGCAAGAGCAGCTATCACGCCGGGCGTCACCACACGTCCAGCCGCCATGCCTATGGCTACACCAGCCACCGCCATGCCAGCCGTTATGGCAGCCACCACAAGCGCCACAGCTATACGGGGCATCGCCGCTCGACATATGGCCAGAGCGCCTCGCACACCGCGCCCACCTACCGGACCCCGCATTATGAGGCGCCGGTGGACAGCAGCGGCCAGAGCAGCGGCAATTTCAACAATGCCTTCAAGGATATCCGCCCCAACGGCGATAACCATTGATTGAAACACAAAGGCCTGCGGTTCAACTGCCGTGGGCCTTTGTGCTTCCGTAGCGGCCCATCTGAATGCATCGGATCAGCTGCTCCGGGTTTCTGTTTTAACGCGTTTTCCTAATGCGTTTTCCGCGTCACCGGGTGTTCCCACCCGGCCTGAAAACGCTCTGGCATCTGAGCGGCGGGCACGGGTCGCCCATAGAGATAGCCCTGAAAACGCGTGCAGCCCGCCATCACCAGCAGGCTGTGCTGCCTTTCGGTCTCCACCCCTTCGGCGATCACCTCCAGATCCATGGCGCGGCCAAGGCGGATGATCGCATTGATCAGCTTGCGGTTGTCGACATCGCCCGCATCGAGGTTGCGCACGAAGCTGCGGTCGATCTTGATCTTGTCGATGGCAAAACGATGCAGTGAGGACAGGCTGGAAAAGCCCGTGCCGAAATCGTCCAGCGCGATGCTGAAGCCCTCCTGCGCCAGCACATCGATGTTGTCACGCGTGGCGCCATCCTGACCCAGCATGGCGGTTTCGGTGATCTCGATCTGATATTGCGCGGGATCGATGCAATATTCCGCCACCAGCCGCGTCACTGTTGCCATAAAGGCCGGGGTGCGCAATTGCAGCGCGGAAACATTGATCCCCACCGGAGCCCCGCGCCATGCGGCGGTCTCCTGAAACACGGTGCGCAGGGTGAATTCACCGAGTTCGGCCATCATCCCTGCCTCCTCGGCCAGCGGCACGAAGAGGGTGGGGCCAATGGGGCCGCGCTCGGGATGGTCCCAGCGGATCAGCGCCTCCATCCCCACCAGACGACGCTTTTCATCGACCTGCGGCTGATAGACCATATGCAGCTGACCGAGCCGGATCGCCTCGCGCAGATCCTGCTCCATGCGGCGGCGCAGGCGCAGTGCGGCATCCATCTCTGGCTCGAAGAAGGTGGCGCGGTTGCGGCCCCGCTCCTTGGATTGGTAGAGGGCCAGATCGGCCTGACGCAGCATGTCCGCAGCATCGGCACTGCTGTCCTGCACCAGCGCGATGCCGATCGAGCAGGCAATGCTGCAGGTCCCGGCCTCAAGCTGGAAGGGCTGGCGCAGCGTATCGAGCACCTGTTCAGCCAGCAGCATCGCGGCGGTGGCATCGGCCTGAGGCTGCAGGATGATAAATTCATCACCGCCCATGCGGGCCACCGTATCAGTCTCGCGGCAGAGGGACACCAGTCGCCCGGCCACGGCGCGGATCAGCTCGTCGCCCGAAGGATGGCCCAGCGTATCGTTGACCTCCTTGAACCGGTCGAGATCGAGGCAATGCAATGCAATCCCCACCGGCACATCCCGCGCAATGGCCTGCCAATTGCCCAGCCTTTCAAGCAGCAAGGTGCGGTTGGGCAGGCCGGTCAGCGCGTCATGCAGCGCCAGATGGCGCGCGCGCGCCTCGCTGGCGATCAGATGGCGGGCGATGGCGGCGGATTGGCGCAGCAGGCAGAAGCCCACCAGCAGCACGATGATGGTCGCTGCTGCCAAAGTCGTCCGCAACCGGCCGAACACCATGACGGCCGGGCTTTGCTGCTTCCAGCGGATCGCTGCGATCACATTGCCGCGCACATCGGCCAGCGGCAGCAGATTATAGCCCTTTTTCGGCATGGGATGGTTGGTGATGGTCAGCTCGTCGGCCAGATGCCGCAGGCCGAATTTGCGCAGCATGGCGTCATTGAAGGGCAGACCCGTGATGATCACGGCGCTGCCCGATGGGCCGGTCTGGGTGATCGTCAGCAGATAGAGCTGGTTTTGATATCTCAGGATGTTGCTGCCCATGACGGAGGGGTTCTGCACCCGAGCGGCGCTCAGTGCTGGCAGCACATCGCCGACAGCTTGGGCGAAGGGGCGGTAATCGGCCAGAGGCGCGCGCTGCCCTGAGATGGCGGCATAGAAGGGCCGGCCCTGCGCATCGAGCACAAAGAGGCGCTCCATTTCATGCTCGCTGGCCAGATGCTGCGCCAGATGTTGGTCGATCCAGTTTGGGTCTGCCAGATGCTGTGCTGTCTCAGCGGATGTGGTCAGTGGCGCGATGGCGCGCGCAATATGGATGATGCGGGTGTGGTAGTTCTGCCGGGCGATCTGGAACTGGGTCTCGTAGGCGACGGTGTCGAACTGGTTGACGACATAGGCTGCCGTCACCAGCAGCACCACCAGACCTGCCAGTGCAATCCCGGCCAGCGTGCGGAAGCGGTTCGCCTGACTGGCGCTGTGATCGAAGGCGTCGGCGTGGCTCATTCCAGCCTGCTTGCGCAGGGCAGCCGAGGCGCTGGCCAGGGCGCCGATGGGGGGCATGCGGTGTTCGTCCGGTTCATCAGACCTCTGGACATAAACCCTGGCTCTTTAGCAAAGCCCTGTGGGGTGGCACGCATTGCAACAGGGCTGGTTTTTCAGGATCGGCAATAAAGACTAACGCAGGCTTGCGCGGGGGATCGGGATGGATGCGGAGGTGGCCAGCAGGGCGCAGCTTGGGAAGGGCCTGTTGAAACGCGAAAGATGACTCTGCAGCGATCTCCCGCGAGGCGGATGGGTATGCCGTGGTACGCCGAAGAACGCCCTCCCGGGAGCTTCGGTAAAAGCGCAAAGCCTTTGCCGATAGTGCCCAAGCCCATCAGGCCAGCGCTGCCGATCCTCGCTGCAACAGCTTGCGACAGACCGCAGTGCCCATGGCAATCAGCCGGGCCTCACCCCCGCTGGGGCAGCCCGCGCTATGCCACAGGCCCGTCATCGCCAGAGCATAGAGCAGCATCGCTGCTCCGCCGCAGAGCATCAGCCCGGCTCCCAGCGGCCAGGGGGCCAATCCGCTGAGCCAGGGTCTGGCGATCAGCAACAGCATGGCCATGGCGCAGGCCGCCGCCATCGGGCGCGCCAGTGCGACCAGCACCCGCGCCGGATGCAGGCCGATCAAGGCGCGCAGCAGCATCAGAGCATTGCCCAGAGCGACCGCCCCCACCAAGGCCCGCACCACGATGGCGCCGGTCAACCCCCAGCACCATGCCGCCAGCAAAGTCAGCGGGATACGCACC includes the following:
- the dctA gene encoding C4-dicarboxylate transporter DctA — translated: MTVSDTPLSSRPAWRRLLGTLYVQVLLGMVVGAVIGFTAPDIGVQLKVLGDTFVRLIKMMIGLIVFCTIVSGVGGSKDLKGAGKTGGVALLYFEVLSLVALLAGLAMVHLLKPGVGFGADRAHLDAHAVAAYTTGAKAHDGLVGFLTGMVPDSVVGAFANGEILQVVLISVLFGAVLAQTGERGAAVRDLIESANSVVFGVINLIMRLAPFGAGGAMAYTVGKFGLSALGKLAGLVGTFYAAGALFVLIALGLIMATTGLSILKLLGYLKAELLITLGASSSDAALPGLMEKMEHLGLSRQHVGLVVPAGYVFNTDGTAIYMSITALFIAQALGIDLTWQQEAQMLAVAMVTSKGAGGVSGAGFIGLLATLAVVPAIPPAGMALVLGVDRFMSEARALVNMIGNAVACVVLGHWLGDLDRSRAARVLAGDEDLRFVAGGNRE
- a CDS encoding putative bifunctional diguanylate cyclase/phosphodiesterase, with protein sequence MPPIGALASASAALRKQAGMSHADAFDHSASQANRFRTLAGIALAGLVVLLVTAAYVVNQFDTVAYETQFQIARQNYHTRIIHIARAIAPLTTSAETAQHLADPNWIDQHLAQHLASEHEMERLFVLDAQGRPFYAAISGQRAPLADYRPFAQAVGDVLPALSAARVQNPSVMGSNILRYQNQLYLLTITQTGPSGSAVIITGLPFNDAMLRKFGLRHLADELTITNHPMPKKGYNLLPLADVRGNVIAAIRWKQQSPAVMVFGRLRTTLAAATIIVLLVGFCLLRQSAAIARHLIASEARARHLALHDALTGLPNRTLLLERLGNWQAIARDVPVGIALHCLDLDRFKEVNDTLGHPSGDELIRAVAGRLVSLCRETDTVARMGGDEFIILQPQADATAAMLLAEQVLDTLRQPFQLEAGTCSIACSIGIALVQDSSADAADMLRQADLALYQSKERGRNRATFFEPEMDAALRLRRRMEQDLREAIRLGQLHMVYQPQVDEKRRLVGMEALIRWDHPERGPIGPTLFVPLAEEAGMMAELGEFTLRTVFQETAAWRGAPVGINVSALQLRTPAFMATVTRLVAEYCIDPAQYQIEITETAMLGQDGATRDNIDVLAQEGFSIALDDFGTGFSSLSSLHRFAIDKIKIDRSFVRNLDAGDVDNRKLINAIIRLGRAMDLEVIAEGVETERQHSLLVMAGCTRFQGYLYGRPVPAAQMPERFQAGWEHPVTRKTH